The Malus domestica chromosome 08, GDT2T_hap1 genomic interval tttcacctaatcgttacaaatttatattcataagtagtgaaggttgtttatcacaatcgcgttaattgaattcttggcataagtttcatgcaattcatagttacaagtgtttcgtcaatgcttatgatttttatagaacttaatgattcttgcttgtatctctattatgcaattcatgtagggaacttgtggggaatgctttgggttgttgtatgcaatcatccaattcaatgaaattaggaaaatctgaggattaatttaagcgtacctaattaatctggggtgttgagcatcatagtttattgaaaagcaattggaaatcaattcatatacaagtgtgtcatgtgtgaagaacggacctctaactaatccatccatcatcttatttcttaaatttgttttacaatcttcctagttttataacttgtttgtttgtttcaaattcatcaaaactaaaatccccttttactttcttgtttcaaagtgtttaaaatttgtttgtttgtgttttagagtgttttgagtcaagtcaaaacccaaatttcgtccaaagttgtgctagagtcagaaactgcctagtttgtgtttttaggcagttttgagtgtctttaagttattttgagtcttgtgaacctgttttgagttctttaagtctattcaaacgtttttaactttgtttttatgtttttgagttagtttagaggttttagcaagccctcctcctaatccccggtttagaacgatccctacttacatactttactacatttgataaaaagagggtttaatttgtgtgcttatatatttcgcaccaaattttggcgccgttgccggggattagcaaactttgctaatcccttggttcttttctttttgtttagtttgtttttgttttagtttctgacttagttttgttttccttgttttgtgttacttttgatatttgatttatttttcttcctttgattttaggtacaaatggagcgagacatggcacttgcgaccattcaagctcaattggcacaactcactgctcaattgactcataatgccgaacggaccacaatgccaagtgtccctacatttgatgtgccctatgggcaaggttatcaaagtcctcaattttatgcaaatgaagatgtttggggatatcaaggccataaccaatcGAGGGGCAACAttttttccaacgcttacaattcagattggagaggtaattcagattataagtgggatgaacctcaacaatttcaacaaggtggatattggcagcaagacgagttctattcaagacctatgcagccaccacagcattccccacaacaattccaatcaaatcaaagtatgcctatgaattataatgaaattcttgaaggactaatttctgtagcgcagggtttacgaaaagaagaacaattgccgccatcggaagagttctatcagtggccatatgaaccgtcacagccaccacaacaatcaacccgattcaattcaggtacgtccttggataatgatacacttaataagttactcacctctttgaatcagggagtagaaaatcgaaaccaggagatgcaagaccgagtcaaaagagtggacgaattggagatgcaagttgggcagattgtggaattcatggcacagattcgagatcaaagtgaactttccaactcaaacattgcaaattcaaaggcagaaagtgaaatcgatgaagccatcactttggaaggtgacatgaaggatgaagctgtcccagaaccatccaaacacaacccgaacatggatgaattgctgctgcaagcagaagaagaggaggacgacctgggcagtttagaagaatttttgctgcaagctcctcaaatccctatgtcatccaactcaggtgaggaagttctaaattcacttcattctaacattattccaccgaatgtcctttgtccttgcaggtttttgattccaaatatcaaagagagtgaaaaagacattgtggaagctcttccaaaggtgcaaagtgatatcccaattcttggtgcaccaaaacaagttcccgatggtattgaaatgttcaaagaaccttgcacac includes:
- the LOC139198374 gene encoding uncharacterized protein: MERDMALATIQAQLAQLTAQLTHNAERTTMPSVPTFDVPYGQGYQSPQFYANEDVWGYQGHNQSRGNIFSNAYNSDWRGNSDYKWDEPQQFQQGGYWQQDEFYSRPMQPPQHSPQQFQSNQSMPMNYNEILEGLISVAQGLRKEEQLPPSEEFYQWPYEPSQPPQQSTRFNSGTSLDNDTLNKLLTSLNQGVENRNQEMQDRVKRVDELEMQVGQIVEFMAQIRDQSELSNSNIANSKAESEIDEAITLEGDMKDEAVPEPSKHNPNMDELLLQAEEEEDDLGSLEEFLLQAPQIPMSSNSGEEVLNSLHSNIIPPNVLCPCRFLIPNIKESEKDIVEALPKVQSDIPILGAPKQVPDGIEMFKEPCTPRKGIQENEVVEAYQEYIQEAVHETIKPKTVEFDDTGQATTIIVNLAKFKVPEMLKNVVFVIEFVSEKESKPSSPILIFIYTNIFLILMIQAPTLEFKPLPNHFKYHLPLKDKFHALEPRGV